A single Saccharomyces paradoxus chromosome II, complete sequence DNA region contains:
- the PFF1 gene encoding Pff1p (Multi-spanning vacuolar membrane protease~similar to YBR074W), whose protein sequence is MKLKSLFRSVLKYRKTNLSLLLLITYSIIALLYIFDHERYKLSLPKEGEHPEFKGLLETAWGDLQIITASFHPYTSKENDKVHDYLLRRVLEITGNSSFASVSDDKESKRSILFQQQDPFNESSGFSRITYFESSNILVKLEGKNPKEEGLLLSAHFDSVPTGYGATDDGMGVVSLLANLEYHIKHRPSRTLIFNFNNNEEFGLLGASTYFDHPWSALTKYVINLEGTGAGGKAVLFRTSDTSTARIYQQSVEENPFGNSIYQQGFYSRYVRSETDYKIYEQNGMRGWDIAFYKPRNLYHTMKDSIQYTSKASLWHMLHTSLQLSAYVVSNPLDTADKSPACYFDFIGLKFFVMSARTLFYWNCIFLLVSPIVAIGLYLIARDRITWKSYSWLSWIRFPLSLAAGIVVQKLFSNDIIRSNPLTFSRNYFWPVSAFLTEILLTSYILINCSNFFFPCDDMKSLSIIELFIILWAVLLFTSKLLYSSDYRYTGLYPLSIFFLLTAIAAILKLLGLALEAKTRKEAGREFMDHRFNYSSHSQIDIEQDSQENVEQPQNQFPSSQDEQTSTQDDNISTTLAGSSHSVNDDHEMDSSSQQRDERVPLLKGSSHIEQALNSTEDSPKLEYTDYAWIIQYLLIVPISSFVLFNSVDAIMDALNHTVQEGSKATFDVIRFGMVGGILIALPILPFFYKVNYITVSLTVLLFLISASKTLLESPFTDNNPLKVRFSQNIDLSQGNAASVHLLGREGNLLKPMLEDLPSIKYSSTHINCTSMTNGMELCTYDGMQPNLLSTNGNANISSMVKIHILHDNRNSMERSPYEPIVAELLLEAKENRACTLSFESRHQAKSPVREITVYQEKNTGSQHANITKTIKSGSGINELQLHKLDFDQETYHIGVQWFPKLLTDGNLEDDNMSTKDELSVAISCYWGEYDSESVVNGTAVRKIPAFDELINYAPPSFSFTNEQKGLVIVKDSIIL, encoded by the coding sequence ATGAAATTAAAAAGTCTATTCAGATCAGTTCTCAAGTACCGAAAAACGAATTTAAGTTTGCTTCTTTTAATCACCTATTCGATTATTGCGTTACTCTATATTTTTGACCATGAACGTTATAAACTCAGCTTGCCAAAAGAGGGTGAACATCCTGAATTCAAAGGATTATTAGAAACAGCATGGGGGGATTTACAAATTATCACGGCCTCTTTTCATCCATATACGTCCAAAGAGAATGACAAAGTCCATGACTACTTGCTCAGAAGAGTTCTTGAAATTACAGGCAATTCTTCGTTTGCAAGCGTTTCTGATGacaaagaaagcaaaagatCCATACTGTTTCAACAGCAAGATCCTTTCAATGAGTCCTCTGGCTTTTCGAGAATAACCTATTTTGAATCTTCTAACATATTAGTTAAACTTGAGGGTAAAAATCCCAAGGAAGAAGGGTTGCTTCTTTCAGCTCATTTTGACTCTGTACCCACAGGCTATGGGGCTACCGATGATGGCATGGGTGTAGTCTCATTATTGGCCAATCTTGAGTATCATATAAAGCACAGACCAAGCAGAACCTTAATCTTCaacttcaataataatgaagagTTTGGCCTATTGGGAGCGTCAACTTATTTTGATCATCCATGGTCTGCATTAACCAAATATGTGATAAACTTAGAAGGAACTGGTGCTGGTGGCAAAGCAGTACTGTTTAGAACGTCAGACACTTCAACAGCAAGAATATACCAGCAATCTGTTGAAGAGAATCCATTTGGTAACTCTATTTATCAGCAAGGTTTTTATAGTAGATATGTCAGAAGTGAAACGGATTACAAGATTTACGAGCAAAATGGCATGAGGGGCTGGGATATCGCATTCTACAAGCCGAGAAATCTTTATCATACTATGAAAGATTCAATACAATATACCTCCAAGGCATCTCTATGGCATATGCTACATACATCCTTACAATTGAGTGCATATGTGGTTTCAAACCCATTAGATACAGCGGACAAATCACCAGCTTgttattttgattttatcggtttgaaatttttcgttATGAGTGCTAGAACGCTCTTTTACTGGAATTGTATATTTCTGTTAGTTTCTCCCATTGTGGCCATTGGTCTGTATCTAATTGCTCGTGATAGAATTACTTGGAAATCTTACTCTTGGCTATCGTGGATACGCTTTCCTCTTTCATTAGCGGCAGGTATTGTTGTTCAGAAGCTTTTCTCGAATGATATAATTCGTTCCAATCCTTTGACGTTTTCAAGGAACTACTTTTGGCCCGTCTCGGCGTTTCTCACTGAAATTCTTTTAACCAGTTACATTTTGATCAATtgttccaatttttttttcccttgTGATGATATGAAAAGCTTATCAATTATTGAATTGTTCATTATTTTATGGGCCGTTTTACTATTTACCTCGAAGCTATTGTATAGTTCTGACTACAGGTATACTGGGCTCTATCCTCTCTCGATCTTCTTTCTGCTAACCGCAATAGCTGCTATATTGAAACTGCTTGGACTAGCGTTGGAGgcaaaaacaagaaaggAGGCTGGTAGAGAGTTTATGGATCATCGCTTCAACTACAGCTCCCATTCTCAAATAGATATTGAACAAGATAGTCAGGAAAACGTGGAACAACCCCAGAATCAATTTCCATCGTCACAGGACGAACAAACAAGCACCCAAGATGATAATATATCAACTACTTTGGCTGGCTCGTCACATAGTGTTAATGATGATCATGAGATGGATTCATCATCACAACAACGTGATGAAAGGGTACCTCTACTGAAGGGGTCTAGTCACATAGAACAAGCATTGAATTCCACGGAAGATTCTCCAAAGCTTGAGTATACTGATTATGCCTGGATTATTCAATATTTACTAATTGTACCGATATCATCATTTGTCTTGTTCAACAGTGTGGATGCTATCATGGACGCACTAAACCATACTGTTCAAGAAGGAAGTAAAGCAACATTTGATGTAATCAGGTTTGGGATGGTGGGCGGTATTTTGATTGCACTACCgattttaccttttttctATAAAGTCAACTACATCACTGTTTCTTTAACTGTGCTACTTTTCCTGATCTCGGCATCGAAAACGCTTTTAGAATCTCCCTTCACAGATAACAACCCATTAAAAGTAAGATTTTCCCAAAATATTGATTTGTCTCAAGGTAATGCCGCTAGTGTACATCTCCTTGGAAGGGAAGGAAATTTGTTAAAACCTATGCTGGAAGATTTACCTAGTATAAAATATAGCTCTACACATATCAATTGCACGTCCATGACCAATGGAATGGAACTTTGCACATATGATGGAATGCAACCAAATTTATTGAGCACAAACGGAAATGCGAATATCAGCAGTATGGTCAAGATTCACATTTTACATGACAATCGGAACTCGATGGAGAGATCTCCTTACGAACCAATAGTTGCAGAGTTACTTCTGGAGGCGAAGGAGAACAGGGCTTGTActttatcttttgaaagCAGGCACCAGGCGAAGTCACCTGTGAGAGAAATTACAGTGTatcaagagaaaaatactGGCTCGCAGCACGCAAATATCACGAAGACAATCAAATCTGGTTCTGGCATAAATGAACTGCAATTGCATAAACTTGATTTCGATCAGGAAACTTATCATATTGGAGTCCAGTGGTTTCCAAAACTTTTGACGGATGGCAATTTAGAAGATGACAATATGAGTACAAAAGACGAACTATCTGTTGCTATTAGCTGTTATTGGGGAGAATACGATTCAGAATCGGTTGTAAATGGTACCGCTGTTAGGAAAATTCCAGcatttgatgaattgaTAAATTACGCACCTCCAAGTTTTTCCTTTACCAACGAACAGAAAGGTTTAGTTATTGTTAAGGATTCTATAATTTTATGa
- the ECM8 gene encoding Ecm8p (similar to YBR076W), giving the protein MDYGYFFPAQHIEDTNGVDFWIDSNAEFTQSKRPDSSTSTLTRVLTDTTNVSNNSGSLKRKPIKNKKLPQRKILNNSEYFDFGKANTDCKHVFKSISKQLIFLPRCFQHHSIRGWMKDRYSEFGYKIKRNQNCPPSACVQALYSTSRSNNKEPNASDLDSLIIYKFMRYSEKKKELMCRFCQGSNWIVAENYLKHLFFAHGILSEFKPHTLYHFESKLLKIQENLNFKVQVLKEPEFSKKVLSSLTVSIIPSPLTYYTQTLNGGFRRIHVKCPRCENWIRLGWCEYDEIIRDSFQDFESLRNLNADYNGMSYIQARNREDIEGIYENYFTHYIQCDLAKFRTKCLYVQVITKNN; this is encoded by the coding sequence ATGGACTATGGCTACTTTTTTCCCGCACAACATATTGAAGACACGAATGGTGTGGATTTTTGGATAGATAGTAATGCCGAATTTACACAATCTAAAAGACCCGACTCTTCAACGTCTACTCTTACAAGGGTCTTAACGGACACCACGAACGTTTCAAATAATAGTGGATCgctaaaaaggaaaccgatcaagaacaaaaaactCCCACAACGGAAGATACTAAATAATAGTGAGTATTTTGACTTTGGAAAAGCAAATACCGATTGCAAGCATGTGTTTAAAAGTATTTCTAAGCAACTAATTTTCCTTCCAAGGTGTTTTCAACATCACAGTATCCGAGGCTGGATGAAAGACAGATACTCGGAATTTGGCTATAAAATAAAGAGAAACCAAAATTGCCCCCCTTCAGCATGTGTACAGGCACTATACAGTACTAGCAGATCCAATAATAAAGAACCAAATGCCAGTGATTTGGATTCTCTAataatttataaatttatGCGATACTctgagaagaaaaaagaattgatGTGCAGATTTTGCCAGGGAAGTAATTGGATCGTAGCTGAGAACTACCTAaaacatttattttttgcacACGGCATTTTGTCTGAATTCAAGCCTCACACTTTATACCATTTTGAGTCTAAACTGTTAAAAATTCAGGAAAACCTTAATTTCAAAGTTCAAGTATTAAAAGAGCCAGAATTTAGCAAAAAGGTTTTGAGTTCTCTCACTGTATCCATTATTCCCTCTCCTTTGACCTACTATACTCAAACATTGAACGGAGGGTTTAGGAGAATTCATGTGAAGTGTCCCCGCTGTGAAAATTGGATCCGTTTGGGTTGGTGTGAATATGATGAAATTATCAGGGATTCCTTTCAGGATTTCGAATCCCTAAGAAACCTCAATGCTGATTATAATGGGATGTCGTATATTCAAGCACGTAATAGAGAAGATATTGAAGGTATATATGAGAATTATTTTACACACTACATCCAATGTGACTTAGCCAAGTTCCGAACAAAATGTTTATATGTCCAAGtcataacaaaaaataattga
- the SLM4 gene encoding Slm4p (Component of the EGO and GSE complexes~similar to YBR077C) — protein sequence MVMLHSKNVKAFLENTLKPYDLHSVDFKTSSLQSSMIITATNGGILSYATSNNDVPKNSINEINSVNNLKMMSLLIKDKWSEDENDSVEQSSDSCYPVEIDSFKTKIYTYEMEDLHACVAQIPNSDLLLLFIAEGTFPYGLLVIKIERAMRELTDLFGYRLG from the coding sequence ATGGTGATGCTCCATTCTAAAAACGTTAAAGCGTTTCTGGAAAATACTCTGAAACCGTATGATCTTCATTCCGTAGACTTTAAGACATCATCTTTGCAATCATCTATGATTATAACCGCCACTAATGGAGGTATACTGTCCTATGCGACGTCAAACAATGATGTGCCGAAAAATTCCATAAACGAAATAAACTCAGtcaataatttgaaaatgatgagTTTACTGATTAAGGATAAGTGGTCAGAAGACGAAAATGATAGTGTAGAGCAGTCCTCCGATAGCTGTTACCCTGTGGAGATCGATTCTTTTAAAACAAAGATATATACTTATGAAATGGAGGATTTGCATGCCTGTGTCGCACAGATACCCAACAGCGACCTTCTGTTACTATTCATTGCGGAGGGTACATTCCCTTACGGGTTACTGGTaattaaaattgaaaggGCCATGAGAGAGTTAACCGATTTGTTTGGTTATAGGCTAGGTTAG
- the ECM33 gene encoding Ecm33p (similar to YBR078W): MQFKNALTVALLSASALAANSSTSIPSSCSIGTEATATAQADLDKISGCNTIVGNLTITGDLGSAALASIQEIDGSLTIFNATSLSSFSADSIKKITGDLNLKELTILTSASFGSLQEVDSINMVTLPAISTFSTDLQNANNIIVSDTTLESVEGFSTLKKVNVFNINNNRYLNSFQSSLQSVSDSLQFSSNGDNTTLTFDDLVWANNITLRDVNSISFGSLQTVNASLGFINNTLPSLNLTQLSKVGQSLSIVSNDELSKAAFSNLTAIGGGFIIANNTQLKVIDGFNKVQTVGGAIEVTGNFSTLDLSSLKSVRGGANFDSSSSNFSCNALKKLQSNGAIQGDSFVCKNGATSTSVKLSSTSTESSKSSATSSASSSGDASNAQANVSASASSSSSSSKKSKGAAPELVPATSFMGVVAAVAVALL; this comes from the exons ATGCAATTCAAGAACGCTTTGACTGTTGCTCTTCTAAGTGCCTCCGCTCTAGCTG CTAACTCATCTACTTCCATTCCATCTTCATGTAGTATTGGCACTGAAGCCACCGCTACTGCTCAAGCTGATTTGGACAAAATCTCTGGCTGTAACACCATTGTTGGTAACTTAACCATTACCGGTGACTTAGGTTCTGCTGCTTTGGCTAGTATCCAAGAGATCGATGGTTCTTTGACCATCTTCAATGCCACTTCACTATCTTCCTTCTCCGCTGACTccatcaagaaaatcacCGGTGATTTGAACTTGAAGGAATTGACTATTTTGACCAGTGCTTCTTTCGGCTCTTTGCAAGAAGTTGACTCCATCAACATGGTCACTTTGCCTGCCATTTCTACCTTCTCCACCGATTTACAAAATGCTAACAACATTATTGTTTCCGACACTACTTTGGAAAGTGTTGAAGGTTTCTCCACTTTGAAGAAGGTCAACGTTTTCAAcatcaacaacaatagATATCTAAACTCTTTCCAATCTTCCTTGCAAAGCGTCTCCGATTCTTTACAATTCTCTTCCAACGGTGACAACACCACTTTGACTTTCGATGATTTGGTCTGGGCCAACAACATCACTTTGAGAGATGTTAACTCTATTTCTTTCGGTAGTTTACAAACTGTTAACGCTTCCTTGGGTTTTATTAATAACACTTTGCCAAGTTTGAACTTGACCCAATTGAGTAAAGTCGGTCAATCTTTGTCTATCGTATCCAACGATGAATTATCCAAGGCTGCTTTCAGTAATTTGACTGCCATTGGTGGTGGTTTCATCATTGCTAACAACACCCAATTGAAGGTCATTGACGGTTTCAACAAGGTCCAAACTGTTGGTGGTGCCATTGAAGTTACTGGTAACTTCTCGACTTTAGACTTGTCTTCTTTGAAGTCTGTTAGAGGTGGTGCTAACTTCGactcttcttctagtaaCTTCTCTTGTAAtgctttgaagaagttgcAAAGTAACGGTGCTATTCAAGGTGACTCTTTCGTTTGTAAGAACGGTGCTACATCTACCTCCGTTAAGTTGTCTTCCACTTCTACTGAATCTTCCAAGAGCTCTGCCACATCTTCTGCTTCTTCCAGCGGTGATGCTTCCAATGCACAAGCTAACGTTTCAGCTTCCGCTagctcttcttcctcttcttctaagAAGTCTAAGGGTGCTGCTCCAGAACTTGTTCCAGCCACTTCATTCATGGGTGTcgttgctgctgttgccGTTGCCTTACTATAA
- the RPG1 gene encoding translation initiation factor eIF3 core subunit a (eIF3a subunit of the eukaryotic translation initiation factor 3 (eIF3)~similar to YBR079C) → MAPPPFRPENAIKRADELISVGEKQAALQSLHDFITARRIRWATPSTVEPVVFKFLEIGVELKKGKLLKDGLHQYKKLIQGSTEGLVSVGAVARKFIDLVESKIASEQTRADELQKQEIDDDLEGGVTPENLLISVYESDQSVAGFNDEAITSWLRFTWESYRAVLDLLRNNALLEITYSGVVKKTMHFCLKYQRKNEFKRLAEMLRQHLDAANYQQSKSGNNLVDLSDADTLQRYLDQRFQQVDVSVKLELWHEAYRSIEDVFHLMKTSKRAPKPSTLANYYENLVKVFFVSGDPLLHTTAWKKFYKLYSTNPRATEEEFKTYSSTIFLSAISTQLDEIPSIGYDPHLRMYRLLNLDAKPTRKEMLQSIIEDESIYAKVDEELKELYDIIEVNFNVDTAKQQLEKLLIKLSSKSYFNQYITPLRDVIMRRVFVAASQKFTTVSQSELYELATLPAPLDLSAWEIEKSLLQAAVEDYVSISIDHESAKVTFAKDPFDIFASAASKEIPEEDNTESEMQEEKEETDEALEPQENEDGEEKEEESDPVIIRNSYIHNKLLELSNVLHDVDSFNNASYMEKVKIARETLIKKNKDDLEKISKIVDERVKRSQEQKQKHMEHAALHAEQDAEVRQQRILEEKAAIEAKLEEEAHRRLIEKKKREFEAIKEREITKMITEVNAKGHVYIDPNEAKSLDLDTIKQVIIAEVSKNKSELESRMEYSMKKLDHTERALRKVELPLLQKEVDKLQETDTAKYEAMKKKIVDAAKAEYEARMADHKNLVMVYGDYLKFKENVSGTKESELAAIRNQKKAELEAAKKARIEEVRKHRYEEAVARRKEEIANAERQKRAQELAEATRKQREIEEAAAKKPTPYSFRAGNREPPSTPSTLPKATVSPDKAKLDMIAQKQREMEEAIEQKLAGKTAGESTPATPTPSSGPKKMTMAEKLRAKRLAKGGR, encoded by the coding sequence atgGCTCCCCCACCATTCCGTCCTGAAAATGCCATTAAGAGGGCAGATGAACTTATTTCTGTTGGCGAAAAACAAGCTGCTTTACAATCTTTGCACGATTTCATAACTGCCAGAAGAATCCGTTGGGCTACACCTTCCACTGTTGAACCAGTTGtgttcaaatttttggagaTCGGTGTTGAACTTAAGAAAGGCAAGCTACTTAAAGATGGTTTGCACcaatacaaaaaattaattcAAGGTTCTACTGAAGGTTTGGTTTCTGTCGGTGCTGTTGCACGTAAATTCATTGACTTAGTCGAATCTAAAATCGCTTCTGAGCAAACTAGAGCTGACGAACTTCAAAAGCAAGAAATCgatgatgatttggaaGGTGGTGTCACCCCAGAAAATCTGCTGATTTCTGTTTACGAATCAGATCAATCTGTAGCTGGTTTCAACGATGAAGCTATTACTTCATGGTTGAGATTTACTTGGGAATCATATCGTGCTGTCTTAGATTTATTAAGAAACAACGCTTTGTTGGAAATTACCTATTCTGGTGTTGTTAAAAAAACCATGCATTTTTGTTTGAAGTATCAGCGTAAAAACGAATTCAAGAGATTGGCTGAGATGTTACGCCAACATTTAGACGCTGCTAACTACCAACAAAGTAAATCAGGCAATAATTTAGTTGACTTGAGCGATGCTGACACCTTACAACGTTATTTGGACCAACGTTTCCAACAAGTGGACGTTTCTGTCAAGTTGGAATTGTGGCACGAGGCTTATAGATCCATTGAAGATGTTTTCCACTTAATGAAGACATCAAAACGTGCACCTAAACCATCTACTTTGGCTAACTACTACGAAAATCTCGTCAAGGTCTTCTTTGTTTCCGGTGATCCATTGTTGCACACCACTGCCTGGAAGAAGTTTTATAAATTATACTCCACCAATCCAAGAGcaacagaagaagagttCAAGACATATTCTTCTACAATTTTCTTATCCGCTATTTCTACTCAACTAGACGAGATTCCATCTATTGGCTACGATCCTCATTTACGTATGTACCGTTTATTAAACTTGGACGCCAAACCAACTAGAAAGGAAATGTTGCAATCcattattgaagatgaGTCTATTTATGCTAAAGTTGACGAggaattgaaagaattgtaCGATATCATCGAAGTTAACTTCAATGTCGATACAGCCAAACAGCAGTTGGAAAAGTTGTTGATCAAATTATCTTCTAAATCTTACTTTAATCAATACATTACACCATTAAGAGATGTCATTATGAGAAGAGTTTTTGTTGCAGCCTCCCAAAAGTTCACTACCGTCTCCCAGTCCGAATTATATGAACTCGCTACCCTACCTGCTCCGCTAGATTTATCTGCCTgggaaattgaaaaatctcTATTACAAGCCGCTGTCGAGGATTATGTCTCAATTTCCATTGATCATGAATCTGCTAAGGTTACTTTCGCCAAAGACCCATTTGACATTTTCGCATCAGCCGCTTCTAAAGAAATTCctgaagaagataacaCAGAATCGGAAATGCAAGAAGAGAAGGAGGAAACTGATGAAGCCCTTGAGCcacaagaaaatgaagatggcgaagaaaaagaagaagaatctgATCCTGTTATTATCCGCAATTCTTACATCCACAACAAGTTACTTGAATTGTCTAATGTCCTGCACGATGTCGACAGTTTCAACAACGCTTCCTATATGGAAAAGGTTAAAATTGCTCGTGAAACTTTaattaaaaagaacaaggaTGATCTTGAAAAGATTTCCAAGATTGTTGATGAACGTGTCAAGAGATCTCAAgaacaaaagcaaaaacATATGGAACATGCCGCCTTACATGCCGAACAGGATGCTGAAGTCAGACAACAACGTATTTTGGAAGAGAAGGCCGCTATTGAAGCcaaattggaagaagaagctcACCGTCGtttaattgaaaagaagaaacgTGAATTCGAAGCCATCAAGGAAAGAGAAATCACGAAGATGATCACTGAGGTGAACGCTAAGGGTCATGTTTACATCGATCCTAATGAAGCTAAAAGCCTAGATCTTGATACCATCAAACAGGTTATTATAGCCGAAGTGTCAAAGAACAAGAGTGAACTTGAAAGTCGTATGGAATATTCTATGAAGAAGTTAGACCATACGGAAAGAGCTTTGAGGAAGGTTGAATTGCCATTATTGCAAAAAGAAGTTGACAAGCTACAAGAGACAGACACTGCAAAATATGAAGctatgaagaaaaaaattgtcgaCGCCGCTAAGGCTGAATACGAAGCTAGAATGGCTGACCATAAGAACTTGGTCATGGTTTATGGTGATTACTTGAAGTTCAAAGAGAACGTGTCAGGTACTAAGGAAAGTGAATTAGCCGCCATCCGTAACCAAAAGAAGGCTGAATTGGAAGCTGCTAAAAAAGCCAGGATCGAAGAAGTTCGTAAACATCGTTATGAGGAAGCTGTTGCAAGACgtaaagaagaaattgctAATGCTGAAAGACAAAAGCGTGCTCAAGAACTTGCTGAGGCTACCCGTAAACAAAGAGAGATCGAAGAAGCTGCTGCCAAGAAACCAACTCCATATTCTTTCCGCGCAGGAAACAGGGAACCTCCAAGTACACCAAGCACTCTACCAAAGGCTACCGTTTCACCAGATAAAGCTAAGTTAGATATGATCGCtcaaaaacaaagagaaatggaagaagccattgaacaaaaattgGCTGGTAAAACCGCTGGTGAGTCCACCCCAGCTACCCCAACTCCATCCTCTGGtccaaagaaaatgactATGGCTGAAAAGTTGAGAGCCAAGAGATTAGCCAAGGGGGGTAGGTGA